From a single Candidatus Brevundimonas phytovorans genomic region:
- the iolD gene encoding 3D-(3,5/4)-trihydroxycyclohexane-1,2-dione acylhydrolase (decyclizing): MTTIRLTAAQAAVRWLAAQHVVVDGVEVPYFAGCWAIFGHGNVAGLGEALHAHRDVLPTWRAHNEQGMAHAAIAYAKQMRRQRAMICTTSIGPGATNMVTAAALAHVNRLPVLFLPGDVYASRRPDPVLQQVESFGDGTVSANDCFQPVSRYFDRITRPEQIMDALPKALATLLDPAACGPATVAFCQDVQAEAFDYPAAFFDRRVWRERRQPADAGEIEALIAAIKTAKRPLIVAGGGVLYSRAEMALAQLSEAVGLPVAETQAGKGSLAWTHPNALGSVGVTGSSSANAAASEADLIIGIGTRLADFTTGSRSLFPDRRLFQINLQPFDAHKHGAEPVVGDARVVIEALIDALSGWRAPNAERHGAAVTEWNAAVKAATASEPGHTLPSDAQVIGAVQRAVGEDAVVVCAAGGLPGELHKLWRTARSGGYHLEYGFSCMGYEIAGGLGVKMAEPDREVVVMVGDGSYLMMNSELATSVMMGQKLIVTLLDNRGFGCINRLQQATGSPGFNNLLADSAHQTLPLIDFAAHARSLGAEAEHVADLAGFEAAMARARAADRSYVVVIDTDPLKTTEAGGWWWDVAVPEVSDRSQVNAARADYDAGVRMKRDLS; this comes from the coding sequence GTGACCACGATTCGCCTGACCGCCGCCCAGGCCGCCGTTCGCTGGCTGGCCGCGCAACACGTCGTCGTCGACGGCGTGGAAGTTCCCTATTTCGCCGGCTGCTGGGCCATCTTCGGCCACGGCAACGTCGCCGGTCTGGGCGAGGCCCTGCACGCGCACCGCGACGTTCTGCCGACCTGGCGCGCCCACAATGAACAGGGGATGGCCCACGCCGCCATCGCCTATGCCAAGCAGATGCGACGCCAGCGGGCGATGATCTGCACCACCTCCATCGGCCCCGGCGCCACCAATATGGTCACCGCCGCCGCCCTGGCCCATGTGAACCGCCTGCCGGTGCTGTTCCTGCCCGGCGACGTCTACGCCAGCCGCCGCCCCGATCCGGTGCTGCAACAGGTCGAGAGCTTTGGCGACGGCACGGTTTCGGCCAACGACTGCTTCCAGCCCGTGTCGCGTTATTTCGACCGGATCACCCGGCCCGAACAGATCATGGACGCCCTGCCCAAGGCCCTGGCGACCCTGCTGGATCCCGCCGCCTGCGGCCCGGCCACCGTGGCCTTCTGTCAGGATGTTCAGGCCGAGGCCTTCGACTATCCCGCCGCCTTCTTTGATCGCCGCGTCTGGCGCGAGCGCCGTCAGCCCGCCGACGCGGGCGAAATCGAGGCCCTCATCGCCGCCATCAAGACGGCGAAACGCCCGCTGATCGTGGCCGGCGGCGGCGTCCTCTACAGCCGCGCCGAAATGGCGCTGGCGCAGCTTTCCGAGGCCGTCGGCCTCCCCGTTGCCGAAACCCAGGCGGGCAAGGGTTCCCTCGCCTGGACACACCCGAACGCGCTGGGATCCGTGGGCGTGACCGGGTCGAGTTCGGCCAATGCGGCGGCCTCGGAAGCAGACCTCATCATCGGCATAGGCACGCGCCTGGCCGACTTCACCACCGGCTCGCGCAGCCTGTTTCCTGACCGACGCCTGTTCCAGATCAACCTCCAGCCGTTCGACGCGCACAAGCATGGCGCCGAGCCGGTCGTCGGCGACGCCCGCGTGGTCATCGAGGCCCTGATCGACGCCCTGTCGGGCTGGCGCGCGCCCAATGCCGAGCGCCACGGCGCGGCGGTGACGGAATGGAACGCGGCCGTCAAAGCCGCCACGGCGTCTGAGCCCGGCCATACCCTGCCATCGGACGCCCAGGTCATCGGCGCCGTGCAGCGCGCGGTGGGCGAGGACGCGGTCGTGGTCTGCGCCGCCGGCGGCCTGCCCGGCGAACTGCACAAGCTGTGGCGCACGGCCCGGTCCGGCGGCTACCACCTGGAATACGGCTTCTCCTGCATGGGCTACGAGATCGCGGGCGGGCTGGGGGTCAAGATGGCCGAGCCGGACCGCGAGGTCGTCGTCATGGTCGGCGACGGCAGCTATCTGATGATGAACTCGGAACTCGCGACCTCGGTGATGATGGGCCAGAAGCTCATCGTAACCCTGCTCGACAACAGAGGGTTCGGCTGCATCAACCGCCTGCAACAGGCCACCGGCAGCCCCGGCTTCAACAACCTTCTGGCCGACAGCGCCCACCAGACCCTGCCCCTGATCGACTTCGCCGCCCATGCCCGCAGTCTGGGCGCCGAGGCCGAACACGTCGCCGATCTGGCCGGGTTCGAGGCCGCCATGGCGCGCGCCCGCGCCGCCGACCGCTCCTATGTCGTGGTCATCGACACCGACCCGCTGAAGACCACCGAGGCCGGCGGCTGGTGGTGGGACGTCGCCGTCCCCGAGGTGTCCGACCGCTCGCAAGTCAACGCCGCGCGCGCCGATTACGACGCCGGCGTCCGCATGAAGAGAGACCTGTCATGA
- the iolE gene encoding myo-inosose-2 dehydratase yields MTIRWGVSPIAWANDDMPELGGDTPLDSILADIRDVGFEGVELGGKFPRDAATLKPLLDSYGLDLIGGWYSGSLLVQDADAEIDALQDHLRLLKAMGSSVFVFAETSNAVHGDRRVPLTGAPRLAPRDWKIFGARLTDVADYVKSEGLKFAYHHHLGTVVETAADVNAFINATGPSVGLTLDTGHAALGGVNALAIIRDHPGRVAHLHCKDVRWETFTKQKSRGCSFLDGVLAGMFTVPGDGGIDYAEVMQALKRMDYSGWIVIEAEQDPSVAEPRTYADLGLKTLKARAAEAELV; encoded by the coding sequence ATGACGATACGCTGGGGCGTCAGCCCGATCGCCTGGGCCAATGACGACATGCCCGAACTGGGCGGCGACACGCCGCTGGACAGCATCCTGGCCGACATCCGCGACGTGGGCTTCGAAGGCGTCGAACTGGGCGGCAAGTTCCCGCGCGACGCGGCGACGCTGAAGCCATTGTTGGACTCCTATGGCCTGGACCTGATCGGCGGCTGGTATTCCGGCTCCCTGCTGGTTCAGGACGCCGACGCCGAGATCGACGCGCTTCAGGACCATCTGCGCCTGCTGAAGGCCATGGGCTCGTCGGTCTTTGTCTTCGCCGAGACCTCGAACGCCGTCCACGGCGACCGCCGGGTTCCCCTGACCGGCGCGCCCCGACTGGCTCCGCGTGACTGGAAGATCTTCGGCGCCCGCCTGACCGACGTGGCCGACTATGTGAAGTCGGAAGGGCTGAAGTTCGCCTATCACCACCACCTCGGCACCGTGGTCGAGACCGCCGCCGATGTGAACGCCTTCATCAACGCCACCGGCCCCTCGGTCGGCCTGACGCTGGACACCGGCCACGCCGCCCTGGGCGGGGTCAACGCCCTGGCCATCATCCGCGACCACCCCGGCCGCGTCGCCCATCTCCACTGCAAGGACGTGCGCTGGGAGACCTTCACCAAGCAGAAGTCGCGCGGCTGCAGCTTCCTCGACGGCGTGCTGGCCGGGATGTTCACCGTCCCCGGCGACGGCGGCATCGACTACGCCGAGGTCATGCAGGCGCTGAAGCGCATGGACTACTCCGGCTGGATCGTCATCGAGGCGGAACAGGACCCGTCGGTGGCCGAGCCGCGCACCTATGCCGACCTGGGTCTGAAGACGCTGAAGGCCCGCGCCGCCGAGGCGGAGCTGGTCTGA
- the iolG gene encoding inositol 2-dehydrogenase, translated as MERTFQTAIDVALIGAGRMGSIHGPNAARHPGLTLKYVVDRQGVNARRLAEPFGAEVVALEQALADPSIGAVLVCSSTDQHLDHVLAAVAAGKAVFCEKPLDLDLEKVRAAGPALQDARLMLAFNRRFDPHFVALKARVEAGAVGRLESLHLTNHDPAAPPPGFIPTSGGLFKDFTIHDLDLARWLLDEPIVEVFATASCLVDPEIGRQGDVDTARTLLKTASGRLCVISNTRRSGYGYDQRIEAFGSKGMVAAGNVAGDTVQVATEAGLTGTPILPGFLERYAGAYRAEMDHFAGVVHGMNEPAVGYEAGLQALALAEACDLSVRTGRPVRF; from the coding sequence GTGGAACGGACATTCCAGACGGCCATCGACGTGGCCCTGATCGGGGCCGGGCGCATGGGCTCGATCCATGGTCCCAACGCCGCCCGCCATCCGGGGCTGACGCTGAAATATGTCGTGGACCGTCAAGGCGTGAACGCCCGGCGTCTGGCCGAGCCTTTCGGGGCCGAGGTCGTCGCTCTGGAACAGGCGCTGGCGGACCCGTCGATTGGCGCGGTTCTGGTCTGCAGTTCGACCGACCAGCATCTGGATCATGTGCTGGCGGCGGTCGCGGCGGGCAAGGCGGTCTTCTGCGAGAAGCCGCTGGATCTGGATCTGGAGAAGGTGCGAGCGGCGGGGCCGGCGTTGCAGGATGCGCGGCTGATGCTGGCCTTCAACCGGCGATTCGATCCCCATTTCGTCGCGCTGAAGGCGCGGGTGGAGGCGGGCGCGGTCGGGCGGCTGGAGAGCCTGCATCTGACCAATCACGACCCCGCCGCCCCGCCGCCGGGCTTCATCCCGACCAGCGGCGGCCTGTTCAAGGACTTCACCATCCACGATCTGGACCTGGCGCGCTGGCTGCTGGACGAACCGATCGTCGAGGTCTTCGCCACCGCCTCCTGCCTCGTTGATCCCGAGATCGGGCGTCAGGGTGATGTGGACACGGCTCGCACCCTGCTGAAGACGGCGTCGGGGCGGCTGTGCGTCATCTCCAACACGCGTCGCAGCGGCTATGGCTATGATCAGCGGATCGAAGCCTTTGGCTCGAAGGGCATGGTCGCCGCCGGCAACGTGGCGGGCGACACGGTTCAGGTCGCCACCGAGGCGGGGCTGACCGGCACGCCGATCCTGCCCGGTTTTCTGGAACGCTATGCCGGGGCCTATCGCGCCGAGATGGATCATTTCGCCGGGGTGGTTCACGGCATGAACGAACCCGCCGTGGGCTATGAGGCGGGGCTGCAGGCCCTGGCCCTGGCCGAAGCCTGCGACCTGTCCGTGCGGACGGGCCGCCCTGTCAGATTTTGA
- the iolC gene encoding 5-dehydro-2-deoxygluconokinase gives MAAAPPRLDLITVGRSCVDLYGQQIGGRLEDMTSFAKYVGGSPTNTAVGGSRLGLNTGLLTRVGADHFGRFIREQLAREGVAVDGVIEDRERLTALVFLGIRDPDTFPLIFYRENCADMALVADDVDAAFIQSAGAVLINGTHLSQSAVFDASIRACELVKAAGGRVVFDIDYRPVLWGLTGKDMGENRFVADAAVTARLQQVLPLCDLIVGTEEEIHILGGSTDTLTALRAIRERSPALLVCKRGPDGCSAFPDAIPASLDDGIVGRGFRVEVYNVLGAGDAFMAGFLRGWLRDAPLETCCEYGNACGAIVVSRHGCAPAMPTWEELQMFLSGVERPFRLREDAELEHIHWVTTRAAVPDELTVLAMDHRSQFEDLCRKVGADPERIPAFKALALKAVDRLAQGDPRFGVLLDGRFGMRGLEAAADHRYWIGRPIELPGSRPLEFESSADVATELATWPANHVVKCLAFYHPEDTAEMRERQERQLLRLQDACRKTGHELLVEIIASGLGDIDAQTIARTIQRLYDLGMKPDWWKLEPTEDPAAWVNVETTIRANDPHCRGVLLLGLSAPQDALIASFEAAAAAPIIKGFAVGRTIFAEAAEQWLTGRIDDEAAIADLSGRFAVLVDAWRAARQRVVRPAALQEAV, from the coding sequence ATGGCGGCTGCCCCTCCTCGGCTTGATCTGATCACGGTGGGCCGGTCCTGCGTGGACCTGTACGGCCAGCAGATCGGCGGGCGGCTGGAGGACATGACCTCCTTCGCCAAATACGTGGGCGGCAGCCCCACCAACACCGCCGTCGGCGGGTCGCGCCTAGGGCTGAACACCGGCCTTCTGACCCGCGTCGGCGCCGACCATTTCGGCCGTTTCATCCGCGAACAGCTGGCGCGCGAGGGCGTCGCCGTCGACGGGGTGATCGAGGACCGCGAGCGACTGACGGCCCTGGTCTTCCTCGGCATCCGCGATCCCGACACCTTCCCCCTGATCTTCTATCGCGAGAACTGCGCCGACATGGCGCTGGTCGCCGACGACGTGGACGCAGCCTTTATCCAGTCGGCCGGCGCGGTGCTGATCAACGGCACCCACCTGTCGCAATCGGCCGTGTTCGACGCCTCGATCCGCGCCTGCGAACTGGTCAAGGCGGCGGGTGGTCGGGTGGTGTTCGACATCGACTACCGCCCCGTCCTGTGGGGGCTGACCGGCAAGGACATGGGCGAGAACCGCTTCGTCGCCGACGCCGCCGTCACCGCCCGCCTGCAACAGGTCCTGCCCCTGTGCGACCTGATCGTCGGCACGGAAGAAGAAATCCACATCCTCGGCGGTTCGACCGACACCCTGACCGCCCTGCGCGCCATCCGCGAGCGCAGCCCGGCCCTGCTGGTGTGCAAGCGCGGGCCTGACGGCTGCTCGGCCTTCCCCGACGCCATTCCCGCCAGCCTGGACGACGGGATCGTCGGGCGCGGCTTCCGCGTCGAAGTCTATAATGTGCTGGGCGCTGGCGACGCCTTCATGGCCGGCTTCCTGCGCGGCTGGCTGCGCGACGCCCCGCTAGAGACCTGTTGCGAATACGGCAACGCCTGCGGCGCCATCGTCGTCTCTCGTCACGGTTGCGCCCCGGCCATGCCGACCTGGGAGGAGCTGCAGATGTTCCTCAGCGGCGTGGAACGTCCGTTCCGTCTGCGCGAGGACGCGGAGCTGGAACACATCCACTGGGTCACCACCCGCGCCGCTGTGCCCGACGAACTGACGGTCCTGGCCATGGACCACCGCAGCCAGTTCGAGGACCTGTGCCGCAAGGTCGGCGCCGATCCCGAACGCATCCCCGCCTTCAAGGCCTTGGCCCTCAAGGCCGTGGACCGGCTGGCGCAGGGCGACCCGCGCTTCGGCGTCCTGCTGGACGGCCGCTTCGGCATGCGTGGTCTGGAAGCGGCGGCGGACCATCGCTACTGGATCGGCCGTCCCATCGAACTGCCCGGCTCGCGTCCGCTGGAGTTTGAAAGTTCAGCCGACGTGGCCACCGAACTGGCGACCTGGCCCGCCAATCATGTGGTCAAATGCCTGGCCTTCTATCACCCCGAGGACACCGCCGAGATGCGCGAACGGCAGGAGCGCCAGTTGCTTCGGCTTCAGGACGCCTGCCGCAAGACCGGCCATGAACTGCTGGTCGAGATCATCGCCTCCGGCCTCGGCGACATCGACGCCCAGACCATCGCCCGCACCATCCAGCGCCTCTACGACCTGGGCATGAAGCCCGACTGGTGGAAGCTGGAGCCGACCGAGGACCCCGCCGCCTGGGTCAATGTCGAGACCACGATCCGCGCCAATGATCCCCACTGCCGGGGCGTGCTGCTGCTCGGTCTGTCGGCGCCGCAAGACGCCCTGATCGCCTCGTTCGAGGCCGCCGCCGCCGCCCCGATCATCAAGGGCTTCGCCGTCGGCCGCACCATCTTCGCCGAGGCCGCCGAGCAATGGCTGACCGGGCGCATCGACGACGAAGCCGCCATCGCCGATCTGTCGGGCCGGTTCGCGGTTCTGGTCGACGCCTGGCGCGCGGCGCGTCAACGTGTCGTCCGCCCCGCCGCCTTGCAGGAAGCCGTCTGA
- a CDS encoding MurR/RpiR family transcriptional regulator — translation MTDTPTPPDTAEELRAAILERYESLSKRLQQIARYVLDEPNAVALETLAVLADRSGVQPSAIVRFAKTFGYDGATQMQRLFRDGLLSGAAALGYSERVRQFSETVDGSAVGDPAQVLAEFIEGNTLALQNLSEIVSAKDMAAAVAMIDQADTVYVAGFRRSFPVAAYIAYSLHQVDKKTLFIDSVGGMTRQQVHAISDRDLLIAVSYHPYAEEAVELIEDAADRGAAVLSISDSLVSPVAKPADLVLQVREAEIRKFRSLSASMCLAQALVISYAFAASQTEKAPPAQRPARNRTTE, via the coding sequence ATGACCGACACCCCTACGCCGCCCGACACGGCTGAAGAACTGCGCGCCGCCATCCTTGAGCGTTACGAATCGCTGAGCAAGCGCTTGCAGCAGATCGCCCGCTATGTGCTGGACGAACCCAACGCCGTGGCGCTGGAGACCCTGGCGGTCCTGGCGGATCGCAGCGGCGTCCAGCCCTCGGCCATCGTCCGCTTCGCCAAGACCTTCGGCTATGACGGCGCCACCCAGATGCAGCGCCTGTTCCGAGACGGCCTGCTGTCGGGGGCTGCGGCCCTGGGCTACAGCGAGCGGGTCCGCCAGTTCTCTGAAACCGTGGACGGAAGCGCCGTCGGCGACCCGGCCCAGGTCCTGGCCGAGTTCATCGAGGGCAACACCCTGGCCCTTCAGAACCTGTCCGAGATCGTCTCGGCCAAGGACATGGCCGCCGCCGTGGCCATGATCGACCAGGCCGACACCGTCTATGTGGCGGGCTTCCGCCGCTCCTTCCCGGTCGCGGCCTATATCGCCTACTCCCTGCATCAGGTGGACAAGAAGACCCTGTTCATCGACAGCGTCGGCGGCATGACCCGCCAGCAGGTCCACGCGATTTCCGACCGCGACCTGCTGATCGCCGTCAGCTACCACCCCTATGCCGAAGAGGCGGTCGAGTTGATCGAGGACGCCGCCGATCGCGGCGCCGCCGTTCTGTCGATCAGCGACAGCCTGGTCAGCCCGGTGGCCAAGCCGGCCGACCTGGTCTTGCAAGTGCGCGAGGCCGAGATTCGCAAGTTCCGTTCGCTGTCCGCCTCCATGTGCCTGGCCCAGGCCCTGGTGATTTCCTACGCCTTCGCCGCCTCGCAGACCGAGAAAGCCCCGCCTGCACAGCGTCCGGCGCGAAACCGCACGACAGAATGA
- the iolG gene encoding inositol 2-dehydrogenase — protein MHKVALIGAGRIGRIHGRNAALNGRITLAGVVDPVAVAAEALAGEWSVPVLSLDEALNDPSIAGVIIASSTDTHLDYSVRAARAGKAIFCEKPIDQDLERARGAEADLKNARMLLAFNRRFDPNFQAVKARLDGGGIGVLESLQITSNDPSPPPPSYVAVSGGLFKDMAIHDFDMARWILGEEVVEVFAFGSCLVDPEIGRLGDVDTARTVLKTASGRLCVISNSRRSGFGYDQRIEAFASGGMVRADNVLESTVQVWNEAGASADRFQNFFLDRYAEAYRSEMEHFADILDGAKPSVGYADGVAALALAEAAARSVQTGEVVRLA, from the coding sequence ATGCACAAGGTCGCCCTGATCGGCGCCGGCCGGATCGGCCGCATTCACGGACGCAACGCCGCGCTGAACGGCCGGATCACACTGGCGGGGGTCGTGGATCCCGTCGCGGTCGCTGCTGAGGCTTTGGCGGGCGAATGGTCGGTGCCGGTCCTGTCGCTGGATGAGGCCTTGAACGATCCCTCCATCGCCGGGGTCATTATCGCCAGCTCGACCGACACCCACCTGGACTACAGTGTCCGCGCCGCCCGCGCGGGCAAGGCCATATTCTGCGAGAAACCGATCGATCAGGATCTGGAGCGGGCGCGCGGCGCCGAGGCCGACCTGAAGAACGCGCGGATGCTGCTGGCCTTCAACCGGCGCTTCGATCCCAACTTCCAGGCGGTGAAGGCGCGGCTGGACGGCGGCGGGATCGGGGTGCTGGAAAGCCTGCAGATCACCTCCAACGACCCGTCGCCGCCGCCGCCGTCCTACGTCGCCGTGTCCGGCGGCCTGTTCAAGGACATGGCCATCCATGACTTCGACATGGCGCGCTGGATCCTGGGCGAAGAGGTGGTCGAAGTCTTCGCCTTCGGCAGTTGCCTGGTCGATCCCGAGATCGGCAGGCTGGGCGACGTGGACACCGCGCGCACGGTGCTGAAGACGGCGTCGGGTCGGCTGTGCGTCATCTCCAACAGCCGCCGCTCCGGCTTTGGCTATGACCAGCGCATCGAGGCCTTCGCCTCGGGCGGCATGGTGCGGGCTGACAATGTGCTGGAGTCCACGGTCCAGGTCTGGAACGAGGCGGGCGCCTCGGCGGATCGGTTCCAGAACTTCTTCCTCGATCGCTACGCTGAGGCCTATCGCAGCGAGATGGAGCATTTCGCCGACATTCTGGATGGGGCCAAGCCCTCGGTCGGCTACGCCGACGGCGTCGCGGCCCTGGCCCTGGCCGAAGCGGCCGCACGGTCGGTTCAGACGGGCGAGGTGGTCAGGCTGGCGTGA
- a CDS encoding histidine-type phosphatase, producing the protein MRMSFPAAALAASALLSACATTQIAATAPSHEPHLERVVMLMRHGVRPPTKAAVTPPGVAAQAWPAWSVEWGELTPHGYDAVRLLAQWDRRHWVDQGLLPAEGCPAAGQVHLAASSKSRTQATARALAEGLAPGCPLEVEFPASPADDAEFHPLDAGAVAIDPDLALAAQMALAPAGGLEAEMTHQAPMLKRLSAVLGCCTVEVCAEQALPAGCDLSQWPQTLTRNDEDRADLAPPLGLASTVSQTFLLEYLEGKPMDQVGWGRVSRDDIEAFLSFHTLKFYYEGRAPYVAARAASPLARRMLDALENGPALTVLAGHDTNIADLGGMLDLHWKVPGYPADNPPPGGAVGFELWRDAAGQGAVRAFYRAQTMDQVRDLRPLTGDEQAAFQYILIPGCDAPCRLEDFDRLVRSRLIASRP; encoded by the coding sequence ATGAGGATGAGTTTCCCTGCCGCTGCGCTGGCGGCGTCAGCACTGCTCAGCGCCTGTGCCACCACCCAGATTGCGGCCACCGCGCCATCGCACGAACCCCATCTGGAGCGCGTGGTCATGCTGATGCGCCACGGGGTGCGGCCGCCGACCAAGGCCGCCGTGACCCCGCCCGGCGTGGCGGCTCAGGCCTGGCCCGCCTGGTCCGTCGAATGGGGAGAGCTGACGCCGCATGGCTATGACGCGGTGCGGCTGCTGGCCCAGTGGGACCGACGCCATTGGGTCGATCAGGGCCTGCTGCCCGCCGAGGGCTGTCCCGCCGCCGGTCAGGTGCATCTGGCCGCCAGCTCCAAGTCGCGCACCCAGGCCACGGCCCGCGCCCTGGCCGAAGGTCTGGCGCCCGGGTGTCCGCTGGAGGTCGAGTTCCCCGCCAGCCCCGCCGATGACGCCGAGTTCCACCCGCTGGACGCCGGCGCGGTCGCCATAGATCCTGATCTGGCCCTGGCCGCGCAGATGGCCCTGGCCCCGGCGGGCGGACTGGAGGCTGAAATGACGCATCAGGCGCCAATGCTGAAACGGCTCAGCGCGGTTCTGGGCTGCTGCACGGTCGAGGTCTGCGCCGAACAGGCCCTGCCCGCCGGATGCGATCTGTCGCAATGGCCGCAGACCCTGACCCGCAACGACGAAGACCGCGCCGATCTGGCCCCGCCGTTAGGTCTGGCCTCGACCGTGTCCCAGACCTTCCTGCTGGAATATCTGGAGGGCAAGCCGATGGATCAGGTCGGATGGGGCCGCGTCAGCCGCGACGACATCGAGGCCTTCCTGAGCTTCCACACGCTGAAATTCTATTATGAGGGCCGCGCCCCCTATGTCGCCGCCCGCGCCGCCTCGCCTCTGGCCCGGCGGATGCTGGACGCGCTGGAGAACGGCCCGGCCCTCACGGTTCTGGCCGGGCATGACACCAATATCGCTGATCTGGGCGGGATGCTGGACCTGCACTGGAAAGTGCCCGGCTATCCGGCCGATAATCCGCCGCCCGGTGGCGCTGTGGGCTTCGAGCTGTGGCGTGACGCGGCGGGGCAAGGCGCCGTTCGCGCCTTCTACCGCGCCCAGACCATGGATCAGGTGCGCGACCTGCGGCCCCTGACCGGGGACGAACAGGCGGCCTTCCAATATATCCTGATCCCCGGCTGCGACGCGCCTTGCCGGCTTGAGGACTTCGACCGCCTGGTACGCTCGCGGCTGATCGCCTCCCGCCCATGA